In a single window of the Pyrococcus sp. NA2 genome:
- a CDS encoding universal stress protein: protein MKECIPRLFELGAKKLYLVHIVDITVANIEAIDLVSIDEEEMKRIARELDELGINVEPIVKPGIPSLEIAEIAQEKEVDLIIIPSKGENILRQMFLGSTAANLVRATKRPVLVVKYEWDEKEKRIRPLTNCGEIFRKPLVALDFSECSKKVVNIVEKFEELIEDLILIHVVDYGKIEELEENIKKAKENLEKFAINFKVSTRIEVSTGIASRSILGTSIAKERSLIVIGKKGRSVIKDLLLGSTAERVVRESKLPVLLVPCD, encoded by the coding sequence TTGAAGGAATGCATTCCAAGGCTATTTGAGTTAGGAGCAAAGAAGCTGTACCTAGTTCATATAGTGGATATAACCGTTGCCAACATAGAGGCCATAGACTTGGTCAGCATAGATGAAGAGGAAATGAAAAGGATTGCAAGAGAACTGGATGAACTCGGGATAAATGTAGAACCGATAGTTAAGCCAGGAATTCCATCGCTAGAAATAGCGGAAATAGCCCAAGAAAAGGAGGTCGACCTAATAATTATCCCTTCTAAGGGAGAAAACATACTCAGGCAGATGTTCCTAGGGAGCACTGCTGCAAACTTAGTTAGAGCAACCAAAAGGCCTGTGCTCGTGGTGAAGTATGAGTGGGACGAAAAGGAAAAGAGAATTAGACCACTCACAAATTGTGGGGAAATATTCAGAAAACCCCTTGTTGCTCTTGACTTCTCAGAATGTTCGAAAAAAGTTGTTAACATTGTGGAGAAATTTGAAGAGCTAATTGAGGATTTAATATTGATCCACGTGGTAGATTATGGGAAGATTGAAGAGCTGGAGGAGAACATAAAAAAGGCCAAGGAAAATCTAGAAAAATTTGCCATTAATTTTAAGGTTTCAACAAGGATAGAGGTTTCAACTGGAATAGCATCTCGCTCAATTTTAGGAACCTCAATAGCTAAGGAGCGCTCTTTGATAGTCATTGGAAAGAAGGGAAGGAGTGTTATAAAGGATCTTCTCCTCGGAAGCACTGCTGAAAGGGTCGTTAGGGAGTCCAAACTCCCAGTCCTTTTAGTGCCGTGTGATTAG
- a CDS encoding TldD/PmbA family protein, producing MHDLIEFAIERALELGANYAEARFEEKSGTSITLKNGIPEGLAILSDKGIGVRVLVNGGMGFASTNVLTRDSIAKTVERAVKLAKSASKLRKEPIKFSEEDFHQVYYEVKMKKDFRDISPEDKLELLKKIEEEVNSTGVNVPVRFLSYSDQVWHRIFMNSEGALVESVIPRVSVVYNLVVFENGQMEQAPFVQRAFSGGLELIEKDEPWEKAKKEVETLKRIITEGKKPPEGRVDLILAPEVVGIAVHESVGHPYELDRIMGREAAQAGESFVKPRMLGERIGSEVVTVIDDPTIPNSWGFYLYDDEGVKARPRYLIRNGIITEFLMNREYAAKLGLKSNAAARAINYNREPIVRMANTYLAPGDYSFEELVEDVKLGVYMVSFNEWNIDDRRYQQRYIGREAYLIENGEIKHPVKRPILEITTRGLWSSVDAVGKDIEFFPGTCGKGEPGQGVPVWMGGAHARLRDIPLRRP from the coding sequence ATGCATGACCTGATTGAGTTCGCCATTGAAAGAGCCTTAGAGCTTGGAGCAAACTATGCCGAAGCAAGGTTTGAAGAGAAAAGCGGAACTTCGATAACTTTGAAGAATGGGATTCCGGAAGGTCTTGCAATTCTCTCTGATAAAGGAATTGGTGTGAGAGTTCTTGTAAATGGTGGAATGGGATTCGCTTCAACGAATGTCCTAACAAGAGATAGCATTGCCAAGACCGTTGAAAGAGCAGTTAAGCTTGCTAAGTCTGCTTCTAAGTTAAGAAAGGAACCAATAAAGTTTAGTGAGGAAGATTTCCACCAAGTTTACTATGAAGTGAAAATGAAGAAAGATTTCAGAGATATCTCTCCTGAGGATAAGCTTGAGCTGTTGAAGAAGATTGAAGAGGAGGTAAACTCCACAGGAGTTAATGTTCCAGTTAGGTTCCTCTCATACAGTGATCAAGTGTGGCATAGGATCTTCATGAATAGTGAGGGTGCTCTTGTCGAAAGCGTAATTCCAAGGGTTTCCGTGGTTTACAATCTAGTCGTCTTCGAAAATGGGCAGATGGAACAAGCTCCATTTGTTCAGAGGGCATTCTCCGGGGGACTTGAGCTAATTGAAAAGGATGAACCATGGGAGAAGGCCAAGAAAGAAGTGGAGACGCTCAAAAGAATTATAACTGAAGGAAAGAAGCCACCTGAAGGAAGAGTTGATTTGATTCTAGCTCCAGAGGTCGTTGGGATAGCAGTTCATGAGAGCGTTGGTCATCCTTATGAGCTAGATAGGATAATGGGGAGGGAGGCAGCTCAGGCAGGAGAAAGTTTCGTCAAGCCGAGAATGCTTGGGGAAAGAATTGGAAGTGAGGTGGTAACAGTAATAGACGATCCAACGATTCCAAACAGTTGGGGCTTCTACCTCTACGATGATGAAGGAGTAAAGGCAAGGCCGAGATATCTAATCAGGAATGGAATAATCACGGAATTTCTCATGAACAGGGAGTATGCAGCTAAGCTCGGATTAAAATCCAATGCAGCAGCTAGGGCAATTAACTACAACAGAGAACCAATTGTAAGAATGGCAAACACATACCTTGCCCCTGGAGATTACTCATTTGAAGAGCTCGTGGAAGATGTTAAGTTGGGAGTTTACATGGTGAGCTTTAATGAATGGAACATCGACGATAGAAGGTACCAGCAGAGGTACATAGGAAGGGAGGCTTACTTAATAGAGAACGGCGAGATAAAGCATCCAGTTAAGAGACCGATTCTTGAGATAACTACTAGAGGACTATGGAGTAGCGTTGATGCCGTTGGAAAAGATATCGAATTTTTCCCTGGAACATGCGGTAAGGGTGAACCTGGTCAAGGTGTCCCCGTGTGGATGGGGGGAGCTCATGCAAGACTTAGGGATATTCCCCTGAGGAGGCCTTGA
- a CDS encoding radical SAM protein: protein MRCKVCGYESEELSSSIGVCVNCLRKGHLEFALKTHREWRAKVGLPTEIPKNGVKCKLCANECSVEYRGYCGVMINNNGRLVPKTGFENANVSYYLDPHPTNCVAEPVCPERNNLGYYNLAVFFHACNLDCLFCQNIEHKLVEGPIVNVDELVSVALDPKVTCICYFGGDPAPFSPYAIKVSRKVLRKRNIRICWETNGLENPGIMREMARLSKRSGGIVKIDWKAYTPEVYQALTGVEGKKAVERIKENIKVVIEEGAKLVVSTLVVPHYADEVEIEGIASFLASIDENIPYVLLAFYPHHLMNDVPTTSLRQMSRLYEVAKSSGLKNIFIGNYWLLR from the coding sequence GTGAGATGCAAAGTTTGTGGATATGAGAGTGAGGAGTTGTCATCATCTATAGGGGTCTGCGTCAATTGTCTTAGAAAGGGACACCTAGAATTTGCCCTTAAAACGCATAGGGAATGGAGAGCGAAAGTTGGTCTCCCCACAGAAATTCCTAAAAATGGTGTCAAATGCAAACTGTGTGCAAATGAGTGTAGTGTTGAGTATAGAGGCTATTGTGGAGTCATGATAAATAATAACGGCAGGTTAGTTCCCAAGACGGGTTTTGAGAATGCAAATGTCAGCTATTACCTTGACCCTCATCCAACAAACTGTGTTGCAGAACCAGTATGTCCAGAGAGGAATAATCTTGGCTATTATAACTTGGCAGTCTTTTTCCATGCATGCAATCTTGATTGTCTATTCTGTCAGAATATAGAACATAAATTAGTCGAGGGTCCTATAGTTAATGTGGATGAACTTGTTAGTGTTGCCTTGGATCCCAAAGTCACTTGTATATGTTATTTTGGAGGAGATCCGGCACCTTTCTCTCCCTATGCTATAAAGGTATCGAGGAAAGTCCTGAGAAAACGAAATATTAGGATATGTTGGGAAACCAATGGTCTGGAAAATCCTGGGATAATGAGAGAAATGGCAAGGCTCTCTAAGAGGAGTGGTGGAATAGTTAAGATTGATTGGAAGGCATATACACCAGAAGTCTATCAGGCCCTGACGGGCGTTGAGGGAAAGAAGGCAGTAGAAAGAATAAAGGAAAATATTAAGGTCGTGATTGAAGAGGGTGCAAAACTTGTTGTTAGCACGTTAGTAGTTCCTCACTATGCAGATGAGGTAGAAATTGAGGGGATAGCATCATTCTTGGCTTCGATAGATGAGAATATACCATATGTCTTGCTTGCATTTTATCCCCATCACCTGATGAATGATGTCCCCACAACAAGCTTGAGGCAGATGAGCAGGCTTTATGAGGTTGCAAAATCCTCTGGTCTCAAAAACATATTCATAGGAAACTATTGGCTTCTTAGATAG
- a CDS encoding RidA family protein, producing the protein MSREIIYTEKAPKPIGPYSQAIKVGNFIFVAGQIPIDPKTGEIVKGGIKEQTRQVLENIKAILEAAGASLNDVVKVTVYLKNMDDFGEMNEVYSEYFGESRPARVAVEVSRLPKDVLIEIEVIAYKES; encoded by the coding sequence ATGTCCAGGGAGATAATATATACGGAAAAAGCTCCGAAGCCCATAGGTCCTTACAGCCAAGCGATAAAGGTTGGGAACTTCATTTTTGTCGCTGGCCAAATTCCAATAGATCCAAAAACTGGAGAAATAGTTAAGGGAGGAATAAAGGAGCAAACTAGACAGGTTCTTGAGAATATCAAAGCTATACTTGAAGCCGCGGGTGCATCTCTAAATGACGTTGTTAAGGTTACAGTATACTTAAAGAATATGGATGATTTCGGGGAGATGAACGAAGTTTACAGTGAATATTTCGGCGAGTCAAGACCAGCCAGAGTTGCAGTAGAAGTTTCGAGGCTCCCTAAAGATGTGCTAATAGAGATCGAAGTGATAGCATATAAGGAATCATAG
- a CDS encoding glycosyltransferase family 4 protein, whose translation MESLKIALVSDWYFPKIGGVAIHVHNLAIKLSELGHDVSIVTNDVLNGKEEELNKLNIGLVKIPGYVKNELNLSLLAKSFRFLVRYLRGFEVVHSQHAFTPLSLKAIPAGNQLGALTVVTNHSVELENSKVLNAISKMSYPYFKMYLDQVKLGIGVSKASANFLRNFTRAPVVEIPNGVNVNMFNGDGKEEAREKLNIKGKIVLYVGRLEPRKGVNYLIEAMKHVDGTLIVVGDGKMKEFLVRKVRSLGLEGKVKFYGFVPHDILVDLYKASDVFVLPSISEAFGIVLLEAMASETPIVGTSVGGIPEIVGKAGIIVPPRDPKALARAINLLLSDERLARKMGKEGRKRVERLYSWDKVAEKTVKLYRRGLNDYYPNV comes from the coding sequence ATGGAAAGTCTTAAGATCGCCCTAGTTTCAGATTGGTACTTTCCGAAGATTGGAGGAGTCGCAATACATGTTCATAACCTAGCAATTAAGCTTTCAGAACTAGGTCATGACGTATCAATAGTCACGAATGATGTTTTGAACGGAAAAGAAGAGGAGCTCAACAAACTTAACATAGGTCTGGTTAAGATCCCGGGTTATGTGAAAAATGAACTAAATCTCTCTCTACTCGCCAAGAGTTTCAGATTCCTTGTAAGGTACCTAAGAGGGTTTGAGGTGGTACATTCTCAACATGCATTTACACCTCTCTCCTTAAAGGCCATCCCAGCAGGTAATCAATTGGGTGCCCTAACAGTAGTTACGAACCATTCCGTTGAGCTTGAGAATTCAAAAGTCTTGAATGCGATTTCAAAGATGTCATATCCCTACTTTAAGATGTATTTAGACCAGGTCAAGCTCGGAATTGGAGTTAGTAAAGCTTCGGCTAATTTCCTTAGAAATTTTACAAGAGCTCCAGTTGTCGAAATACCAAATGGCGTTAATGTGAATATGTTTAACGGGGATGGAAAAGAGGAAGCAAGAGAAAAATTAAACATTAAGGGGAAAATAGTTCTTTACGTTGGCAGGCTTGAACCTCGAAAAGGCGTCAATTACTTAATAGAGGCAATGAAACACGTTGATGGAACGCTGATAGTAGTAGGAGATGGAAAAATGAAGGAATTTTTAGTGAGGAAAGTTAGATCCCTAGGATTGGAGGGTAAAGTTAAGTTTTATGGCTTTGTTCCTCATGACATTTTGGTAGACCTCTATAAGGCCAGTGATGTTTTTGTTCTTCCCTCGATAAGCGAGGCCTTTGGAATTGTTCTCCTTGAGGCAATGGCAAGTGAAACTCCAATAGTTGGAACATCAGTTGGAGGCATCCCAGAGATAGTTGGAAAGGCAGGCATAATAGTTCCACCTAGAGATCCAAAGGCACTTGCAAGGGCTATAAATTTGCTGTTGTCTGATGAGAGATTAGCAAGGAAGATGGGTAAGGAGGGGAGGAAGAGAGTTGAGAGATTGTATTCATGGGATAAAGTTGCCGAGAAAACGGTAAAGCTATATAGGAGGGGCCTCAATGATTATTATCCTAACGTTTGA
- a CDS encoding TldD/PmbA family protein: MFDVNELVLKKAKELGFGDVVILSYETNRRQVRFANNEITVAKHWNERKVEIFVELKKRIAGTSITDLSEDNIEKTLKMLRATLENMKPKEDYYGIAEGPFNYSDIPETFDKALVELDDPSEYVEAAINAALEEGAKRVAGVLYIDHDKVYLTTSNNVEAFDEGTGIEISVRAFVDELESGHGTNSVRVLKKFDPESAGRKAGEIAKLARNPEQGPEGKFDVIFDPLAFANLLSYMGWAFSAFAVEAGFSYFANKLDQKVASEIVTIKDVGNLPNGYGTRKFDDEGVPTRETILIEEGILKTYLFNTSLAKKYGRETTANAGLISPRAWNIVMEPGDYTKDELFEEVKRGIYITNVWYTRFQNYMTGDFSTIPRDGIFLIENGELKPIRNIRVSDNMLRILQNIIGLSKETHHVHWWEVSRPVTTPYVLVKEVGITRATK, from the coding sequence ATGTTTGATGTTAACGAGTTAGTATTGAAAAAGGCTAAAGAACTCGGCTTTGGAGATGTTGTTATTTTGAGTTACGAAACAAATAGGAGGCAAGTTAGATTTGCTAACAATGAAATAACCGTTGCTAAGCACTGGAATGAGAGGAAAGTAGAGATATTTGTGGAATTAAAAAAGAGAATAGCTGGAACCTCAATTACTGATCTTTCGGAGGATAATATAGAGAAGACTCTTAAAATGCTCAGGGCTACGCTAGAGAATATGAAGCCAAAGGAAGATTATTATGGAATTGCTGAAGGTCCCTTCAATTACAGTGATATCCCTGAAACATTTGATAAGGCATTAGTTGAGTTAGATGATCCTAGCGAGTACGTTGAAGCAGCTATAAATGCAGCCCTTGAAGAGGGAGCGAAGAGGGTTGCGGGAGTTCTCTATATTGATCACGACAAGGTATATCTCACTACGAGCAACAACGTTGAGGCCTTTGATGAAGGAACTGGAATAGAGATAAGTGTCAGAGCTTTCGTAGATGAACTTGAAAGTGGTCATGGAACGAACTCCGTGAGGGTTCTTAAGAAGTTCGATCCAGAAAGTGCTGGAAGGAAGGCTGGTGAAATAGCTAAGTTAGCTAGAAACCCTGAGCAGGGTCCTGAAGGGAAGTTCGATGTTATTTTTGATCCTTTAGCATTTGCCAATCTATTGAGTTACATGGGATGGGCATTTTCAGCATTTGCCGTTGAAGCGGGCTTTAGTTACTTCGCGAATAAACTAGATCAGAAGGTTGCCAGTGAAATTGTGACGATAAAGGATGTTGGAAACCTACCGAATGGGTATGGAACCAGGAAGTTTGACGACGAAGGTGTTCCCACGAGGGAGACTATATTGATAGAGGAGGGGATTCTAAAGACATACCTCTTCAATACGAGCTTGGCTAAAAAGTATGGAAGGGAGACAACGGCAAATGCCGGGTTGATATCTCCAAGAGCCTGGAACATAGTTATGGAGCCTGGAGATTACACAAAGGATGAACTGTTTGAAGAGGTTAAGAGAGGAATATACATAACGAACGTCTGGTATACAAGGTTCCAGAACTACATGACAGGTGATTTCTCGACGATACCGAGGGATGGAATATTCCTAATAGAAAATGGTGAGCTGAAACCGATAAGGAACATCAGGGTGAGTGACAACATGCTGAGGATACTCCAAAATATCATTGGACTCAGCAAAGAAACGCACCATGTTCATTGGTGGGAAGTTTCGAGGCCCGTAACTACCCCTTATGTGCTTGTAAAAGAAGTGGGAATAACAAGGGCAACGAAGTAA
- a CDS encoding polysaccharide deacetylase family protein, producing MIIILTFDVEPDCPPFINTERGLEEGLIKVLDVLDRYEVPGTFFFTAKWAPKYEEIVEIIKKNHELGCHGFAHERFDKLSKEEARDVLRKSKRILGDVKSFRAPNLRLPLTHYEVLSELGFLIDSSQAMHKGWRGIKMINGVLEVPVFTTSLVTRLPWKLQIMWHNKEENVKVFMFHPWEFVKMPKVLRIDCWFGTGERALRLLEKIIEFYKNKGAEFLTLYEFYWIYMERSSK from the coding sequence ATGATTATTATCCTAACGTTTGATGTAGAGCCTGACTGTCCTCCCTTTATAAACACTGAAAGGGGATTGGAAGAGGGGTTAATAAAAGTTTTAGATGTCCTAGATAGATATGAAGTCCCAGGAACTTTCTTTTTCACAGCTAAATGGGCTCCAAAATATGAGGAGATCGTTGAGATAATAAAAAAGAACCATGAGCTTGGATGTCATGGATTTGCTCACGAAAGGTTTGATAAGCTAAGCAAGGAAGAAGCAAGGGATGTGTTAAGAAAATCCAAGAGGATACTTGGAGATGTTAAGTCTTTTAGGGCTCCCAACCTTAGACTACCCCTCACCCATTATGAAGTTCTTTCCGAGTTGGGGTTCCTTATAGACTCCTCCCAGGCTATGCATAAGGGATGGAGAGGCATTAAAATGATAAATGGAGTTCTCGAAGTTCCCGTATTCACGACTTCCCTAGTTACAAGACTGCCATGGAAGCTCCAGATCATGTGGCACAACAAGGAGGAAAACGTGAAGGTCTTCATGTTTCATCCCTGGGAGTTCGTAAAGATGCCCAAAGTGTTAAGGATTGACTGTTGGTTTGGCACAGGGGAAAGGGCTCTAAGACTGTTAGAGAAAATCATTGAATTTTACAAGAATAAAGGAGCGGAATTCCTTACACTCTATGAGTTCTATTGGATTTATATGGAACGCTCCTCTAAATGA
- a CDS encoding RsmB/NOP family class I SAM-dependent RNA methyltransferase gives MEAEEKKLSIPPKGIRAIIEAVRLGEIIKPSQHAKREAFKKHDIDEAWLNRVLTKIFYDIMKKQGLIDKVIKDIVGVTPLILDPWLRAALRVTVDIVLFHDPNSHTIKNLRWKASDFISSRTHPYVGMYFWDLIDKILEYKPSPKDELEKLEWEYLAPAWFIQRVKKILGEETEQFFKAVNEKHEWISIRVNTLKADVEEIIEELEEEGVEVIRSERVPTILKIKGPYNFDSSKAFKKGKIIVQEEASAVASIVLNPQPGEIVVDLAAAPGGKTTHMAELMKNKGKIYAFDIDKMRMKRLKEFVQRMGIKIVKPIIKDARKAPEIIGEEVADKVLLDAPCTSSGTIGKNPELRWRLREEKIKEMAELQRELLESAAKLVKPGGRLLYTTCSIFKEENEENIKWFLANHPEFKLVPLNSPYDPGFLEGTMRAWPHRHSTIGFFYALLEKT, from the coding sequence ATGGAAGCCGAAGAAAAGAAACTCTCAATACCGCCAAAGGGGATTAGAGCAATAATAGAGGCGGTAAGATTAGGAGAGATAATAAAGCCAAGTCAACATGCAAAGAGAGAGGCATTCAAAAAGCATGATATTGATGAAGCTTGGTTAAATAGGGTTTTAACAAAGATATTTTATGATATAATGAAAAAACAAGGATTGATAGATAAGGTCATAAAGGACATAGTCGGCGTTACCCCTCTAATTCTTGATCCCTGGCTTAGAGCTGCCCTTAGAGTTACCGTCGATATAGTCCTTTTCCATGATCCGAACTCTCATACAATTAAGAATTTGCGATGGAAGGCCTCTGATTTTATATCCTCAAGAACACATCCATACGTTGGAATGTACTTTTGGGATTTGATAGATAAGATACTTGAGTACAAACCGAGCCCAAAAGATGAGTTAGAGAAACTGGAATGGGAATATTTAGCCCCTGCTTGGTTCATTCAGAGAGTTAAGAAAATACTTGGAGAAGAGACTGAACAATTCTTTAAAGCAGTTAATGAGAAGCATGAGTGGATAAGCATAAGAGTTAACACCCTGAAGGCTGATGTGGAGGAGATAATTGAGGAGCTTGAGGAAGAGGGCGTAGAGGTCATTAGAAGTGAGAGAGTTCCAACGATTTTGAAGATAAAGGGACCTTACAATTTCGATTCGAGTAAGGCTTTCAAGAAGGGTAAAATAATAGTCCAAGAAGAAGCTTCAGCCGTAGCTTCCATAGTTCTAAATCCACAACCTGGAGAGATCGTTGTTGACCTGGCAGCCGCCCCTGGGGGGAAGACGACTCATATGGCTGAGCTTATGAAGAACAAGGGCAAGATATACGCGTTCGATATAGATAAGATGAGAATGAAAAGGTTAAAGGAATTTGTCCAGAGAATGGGTATAAAGATAGTTAAGCCAATAATAAAGGATGCAAGAAAAGCTCCGGAGATAATAGGGGAGGAAGTTGCCGACAAAGTTCTGCTGGATGCTCCCTGTACATCCTCGGGAACGATAGGCAAAAACCCAGAGCTAAGGTGGAGACTCAGAGAAGAGAAAATAAAAGAGATGGCAGAGTTGCAAAGAGAGTTACTGGAAAGTGCTGCAAAACTCGTAAAGCCCGGAGGGAGATTACTTTATACGACATGTAGCATATTCAAGGAGGAAAACGAGGAGAATATTAAATGGTTCTTGGCAAATCACCCAGAGTTTAAATTAGTCCCACTGAACTCACCCTATGATCCAGGTTTCCTGGAAGGAACGATGAGGGCATGGCCACATAGGCATTCAACCATAGGCTTCTTCTACGCCTTACTTGAAAAGACATGA
- the purB gene encoding adenylosuccinate lyase produces the protein MAVHPIDYRYGSEEMRRIWDEENKLQKLLDVEAALARAHAKVGNIPEESAKVISERANTKWVKLERVKEIEAEIHHDIMAVVKALSEVCGEHGKYVHLGATSNDIIDTANALLIKESLEIVERDLKELRSILKDLAKKHIDTVCIGRTHGQHAVPTTYGMKFALWLDEIQRHIERLNQLKERVLVGKMRGAVGTAASFGEKAFEIERLVMEDLGLKPARITNQIIQRDVYAELMFFLALVASTLDKIALEIRNLQRTEILEVSEPFGKKQVGSSTMPHKRNPVRTEKVCGLARVLYSNVIPALLNNPLWHERDLTNSSVERVILPESFVLLDEMLKVMKKVLKGLEFFPENIKRNLYLTKNLIMAEPLMLKLAEKGMGRQEAHELVRQLAMKAFYENKDLLEVARENEEIRKYLSEKDIESLKPENYIGKAREIVESVVRYVEEMEQKGL, from the coding sequence ATGGCGGTTCACCCGATAGATTATAGGTACGGTAGTGAAGAAATGAGGAGAATCTGGGATGAGGAGAACAAATTGCAGAAGCTCTTAGATGTGGAAGCTGCTTTAGCAAGGGCTCACGCAAAGGTTGGCAACATCCCAGAGGAAAGTGCAAAGGTAATCTCCGAGAGGGCAAATACAAAATGGGTCAAGCTGGAGAGAGTCAAGGAAATTGAAGCCGAGATTCACCATGATATAATGGCCGTTGTTAAGGCTTTGAGCGAGGTTTGTGGTGAACACGGAAAGTATGTACACCTTGGAGCAACATCAAACGACATAATCGACACTGCTAATGCCCTTCTGATCAAGGAAAGTCTTGAGATAGTTGAGAGAGATCTCAAGGAGCTGAGGTCAATATTAAAAGATTTGGCAAAAAAACACATCGACACCGTTTGCATAGGAAGAACCCATGGACAACATGCCGTTCCAACGACCTATGGAATGAAGTTTGCTCTCTGGCTCGATGAAATTCAGAGACATATTGAAAGGTTAAATCAGCTAAAGGAGAGAGTTTTAGTCGGCAAAATGAGAGGAGCTGTTGGTACCGCGGCATCCTTTGGGGAAAAGGCCTTTGAAATTGAAAGACTTGTTATGGAGGATTTAGGACTTAAGCCCGCTAGAATAACCAATCAGATAATACAGAGAGATGTCTACGCTGAGCTAATGTTCTTCTTGGCATTGGTGGCTTCAACCTTGGATAAGATTGCCCTTGAGATTAGGAATCTCCAGAGAACTGAGATACTTGAAGTTAGTGAGCCTTTTGGGAAGAAACAGGTCGGTTCGTCAACGATGCCTCACAAGAGAAATCCAGTGAGGACTGAGAAGGTTTGTGGTCTTGCAAGGGTTCTCTATTCAAACGTTATTCCAGCTTTACTCAACAATCCCCTGTGGCACGAGAGAGATCTTACGAATTCATCAGTTGAGCGCGTTATATTACCGGAGAGCTTCGTCTTACTTGATGAGATGCTTAAGGTAATGAAGAAAGTTCTGAAGGGCCTCGAGTTCTTCCCGGAGAACATAAAGAGAAATCTATATTTAACTAAAAACTTAATAATGGCCGAGCCATTGATGCTTAAGCTGGCTGAAAAGGGCATGGGAAGACAAGAGGCGCATGAGTTAGTTAGACAACTTGCAATGAAGGCATTTTATGAGAATAAGGACCTCCTTGAAGTTGCTAGAGAAAATGAAGAGATAAGGAAATATCTCAGCGAGAAGGATATCGAAAGTCTAAAGCCTGAGAACTACATAGGAAAAGCCAGGGAGATAGTGGAGAGTGTTGTACGATACGTTGAGGAAATGGAGCAAAAAGGCCTATAA
- a CDS encoding flippase-like domain-containing protein codes for MIIGIKHLTPLRVHLCPFILAVLTYYASILLYSLRWMFVLRGLGREVKFKDALYGVLIGLSVNAVTPTSRAGGELARAVWLKLRTGISITEALVSMIYERLLEGFPVSILLIATVILFPIHRFLTALFTFLILFAISMFLMKYETIINVLSKRISKIRESREKLIILRKYKTANLIGICTSSIVWLLDICRFKLLALSLSYPISWKIALLLSVSNLILSLISLTPGGVGIVEGGLMGLLVILGFPKWFSLSITILERFISLILGPITGAIIIFLNGGLKLWKVLRSP; via the coding sequence ATGATAATTGGGATAAAGCATTTAACACCCTTAAGAGTACACCTTTGCCCTTTCATTCTTGCCGTGCTTACCTATTATGCCAGCATTTTGCTGTATTCCCTTAGATGGATGTTCGTGCTAAGGGGACTTGGTAGAGAGGTAAAATTCAAAGATGCACTCTATGGTGTTTTGATAGGCCTCTCTGTAAACGCTGTAACACCAACGTCAAGGGCTGGAGGTGAACTTGCTAGAGCAGTGTGGTTGAAACTTAGGACTGGAATTTCGATAACAGAGGCCCTTGTCTCCATGATATACGAAAGATTGTTAGAGGGATTTCCGGTTTCAATACTTTTAATAGCAACTGTAATCCTCTTTCCAATTCACAGATTCCTTACGGCGTTATTCACATTTTTGATATTGTTTGCAATCTCAATGTTTCTTATGAAGTATGAGACAATAATAAATGTACTCTCGAAAAGGATTTCAAAGATAAGAGAGAGCAGGGAGAAGTTGATAATCCTCAGAAAATATAAAACTGCAAACTTAATTGGAATTTGCACGAGCTCCATTGTTTGGCTTTTAGACATTTGCAGATTTAAGTTGCTTGCACTTTCTCTTAGCTATCCAATTTCATGGAAAATAGCACTTCTACTTTCCGTTTCAAATCTAATTTTAAGTCTTATTTCGTTAACTCCTGGAGGAGTGGGAATAGTTGAAGGAGGATTAATGGGGTTGTTAGTAATTTTAGGATTCCCCAAGTGGTTCTCGCTTTCAATCACGATACTTGAGAGGTTTATTTCCCTTATCTTGGGTCCAATAACCGGTGCTATAATAATATTCCTAAACGGAGGGCTAAAATTATGGAAAGTCTTAAGATCGCCCTAG